TTTACTCTTGATGATATTACTGAATGCCCAAAAGGCTCAAAAGAAATTTTTAATTGTAATATTATGAAATAAATGAAGGGAAAAGTCAATATCCATTCTGAAAAATTTGCGATTTTCCGCGTGATGATCCGGCTGCGGGGCCGATGAACTGTTTTCATGCTGAAAAGTTCGAAAACTGCTTGCAAAAAACAGATTGCGGGGCAAATTATAAGGATGGATTTTCAACGGCGGAACTGATTTTGAGGTGCAAGGTGATCGAACTTGATTTTGAAAAGTCCGGCGGACTGATTCCGGCAATTGCGCAGGATGCGGACGACGGCGCCATTCTGATGATGGCTTACATCAACCGCGAGGCGTGGGAGGAGACGCTCTCCACCGGCCGGGCGGTCTATTTTTCGCGCAGCCGCAACAGATTGTGGCGCAAGGGGGAGGAGTCCGGCAACGTCCAGCTCGTCCGGGAGATTCTGGTCGACTGTGACGGCGATACGGTCGTCTTCAAGGTCGAACAGATCGGAGGGGCCGCCTGCCATACCGGCCACCGCAGCTGCTTTTTCCGCAAAGTCGATTCCGGCGCGCTCGTCGAGATCGCCCCGGTTCTCTTCGATCCCGCCAAAGTGTATAAGAAGTGATCATGAAAGAGTGGATGGAACAACTCCGGAAGGAGTTTCCGGGCCTGAAAGTCCGGAGTGACGTGCCGTATGCCGAGCTGACCACGCTCGGAGTCGGCTCCCGGCTGCCTTACCTCGCGGAAATCGCGGACGAAAAAGAACTGGCGGCGGTTTTGAAGTTCACCGCCTCCGCCGGGATTCCGGTATTCATCCTCGGCGGCGGCACGAACCTCGCCGGGATGGACGAGCCGTGCCCGAAACTCGGGCTCCGGCTCTCGAAAGCCGGGTTTTCGGGGGCGGAAAAGGAGGACGGGAAACTCCGGGCCGGTGCGTTCATCCGGCTGCCGGAGCTGGCCCGCAAAGCGGCGGAGGCCGGTTTCGCCGGGCTCGCGCCGCTGGCCGGAATTCCCGGTACGCTCGGCGGGGCGCTTCGCATGAATGCCGGAGCTTCGGGCGCCGACATCGGCGGATTCACGGCTGAAGTGACCGGCTTCCGGCTTGACGGCTCCCCGTTCCGGCAGGAGGGGGCGCAGGTCGTCTGGGGGTATCGCAGCAGCTCGATTCCGGAGGATGTTTTCATCACCGGCGCGCTTCTGTCGCTGCCCGCCGGAGAGCCCGCTGCGGAGCTGGCGGCGATTGAGGCCGAAGTGCTCGAACGCCGCCGCCGGGAGCCCTCCGGCCGCAGCGCGGGGTGTGCGTTCCGGAACGTGTCGCCGATGGACCCCGCCGGGCGTCTCATCGACGAGTGCGGGTTGAAAGGCTGCCGGATCGGCGGCGTGAAGGTCGCTGCCGAACATGCGAATTATGTGGTCAATACCGGCAATGCGAGCGAAGCGGAGTATGTCGAACTTCTCTCCGCCGTGCGCCGCGCCGTGGCCGAGCGGCACGGCTTCTATCTGCGGCCGGAGGTGAAATTCCTGAATCCGGAGTCGGAGAAGAAGGTGCTTGCCGCAGCGGAGCCGCCGAAGGTGAACGTCCTTTACGGCGGTTCGTCGAGCGAGCGGGAGATTTCACTCATGAGCGGCCGCGCCGTGGCCGACGCTTTGCGCAATGCCGGATTTTCCGTCGTTCTGACCGATGTGACGGAGTGCCGGCTTTACCCGGAGATGCTGGAGGCGGACGTGGTCTATCCCGTGCTGCATGGCGGCTACGGCGAGGACGGCCGGATTCAGAAGATTTTCGAGGAGAACAACCTGCGTTTTGTCGGTTCCGGCAGCGCCGCGAGCTTGCTCCTGATGGACAAAATCGCGAGCAAGCGGCTGATGGACCGCTTCGGCATCCCGACCGCGAAGTGGGCGGTGGTTTCCGGGCGGGAGCGGCAGTTTCCGGAGGAACTGAAACTGCCGGTGATCCTGAAGGCCCCGATGGAGGGATCGACGATCGGCATTGTGAAGGTCGAGACGGAGGCGGAGTGGGAGAAGGCGCTCGACGACGAACTCAGGCTCGCCCCCGAAATTCTGGTCGAGGAGTACGTCCGCGGGATTGAGATCACCGTGCCGATCGTGAACGGCCGGATTCTGCCGGCGATCGAAATCAAAAGTCCGCACGGCTTCTACAATTACGATGCGAAGTATGTTTACAAAGACGGACACACGGAGTATTTCTGCCCGGTCGTTTCCCTGTCCGGCGAGGTGGTGCGGAAGGCGTCGGAGTATGCGCAGCTGCTCTATCTCGGCGCCGGGAGCCGCGACATCCTGCGGGTCGATTTCATCGTCGGGGCCGACGATATTCCGTATATGCTCGAAGGGAATTCGCTGCCCGGCTGCACGGCGACAAGCCTGGTGCCGAAGGCGTCGAAGGTCTCCGGCATCAGCTTTGAACGGATGACCTCGGGCCTGGTCTACGCTGCGATGAAGCGTCCGCTGGTCCGCTCCGGGGCCGGCCCGGCTGCGGAGCCGGCGGCGTTGCCGGCGCTGCGTCCGTCCCGGCCCGGCGCGGCGCCGAATCCGGCGCTGCTCAGGCTTTGCCGCTGGATGTTCCGGATCGCGCTTGTGCTCTGCGCGATTCCGATTCTGGCCGTCGGTTTTCAGGGGCTGCTCGCCGGGATATCCGGCGCATGGGTCATGATTGTGAACGGACTTTTTCTGCTCTGTGCGGAGTTCATTTTCAAATGGTTCAATTTACTGGAGAGAAAAACGAAATGATGAAGTCGGGTAAATTCGCCGCGGTTTTCGCCGCGTTCGCTTTGGGTCTGGGTTCCGCCGTCCATGCGGCTCCGCCGCAGCAGCAGACGGTTGCGGCCGCGACCGGTTCCGTTGCCCCCGAACTCGACGTGGCGGCCTGGGCGCAGGGCGGGGAGGTCAGGCTTTCGGAGCTGAAAGGGAAGAAATATGCGGTCCTTTTCTTCTGGACGATCAGCAAGCAGGGAACCGAAAATTTCGCCGATGTCGCAAAGCTCGCGAAGGAGTATGAAAAGAAGGACGTCGTCTTTATCGGCATCGGCATCGATTCGGCCGATGCGGTGAAGAACTTCATCCGGCTCAAGGAGCTGCCGTTCTCCGTCGCGGCCGACGACAAGCTCGCCAGCGTGAATCTCTATATGCGCGAGCGCGACCGGGTTCCGATGGCCGCGGTGATCGGCCGGGACGGCCTGCTGTACTGGCGCGGGCAGCCGCAGGTGCTGAAACCGGTGCTCGACGAGGTGCTCTCGGGCAAATTCGATTTGAAGGGGAGGATCGAACGCGAAAACTTCTCGCAGTCGGTCATGGACGCGATGAAGATCAAGGACTACCCGACCGTGCTGAAGCTGCTGGATGCGGAGCTCGGCATCTACCCGGACAACATGGAACTCGTTTCCCTGAAGGTCCGGCTGCTCGCGTCGCTGATGAACAAGCCGGAGGCGGCGACCGCCTTTCTCGACGAGGTCATCGCGCGGCAGCCGAAAAACCTGAAGTTCTACCAGATGGCGGTCGCCGTGCTCAAAGAGGCGGACCGCTTCAACGAGCTCGGCGCCTGGTTCGACCGCATCATCGCGAATTTCGGCGACCAGCCGGTCACGCTGGTCAAGCTCGCGCAGGAGGAGATGAATCAGCCGGTCGGCGAGCTGCGGCTCGAGAACGCCTTCAAGCTCTGCCGCGCCGCTTATCAGGCTCCGAAATTCAAGGACAACCGCGAAAAGGGTTTTATCTTCGGTGAATACGCGCGCAGCCTCTACTACTGCGGCCGCCCCGAAAAGGCGCTGGAAGTGTCGAAGGAGGCGATGGTCCTGCTGAAGGACACGCCGGAATTCGAGAAGGCGAAATCCTACGTCATCTTCTACAACACGGTTCTGTCGCTCGGCAGGCAGATCAAGTAGCGGCGGAATTCAGTAGCATTGCTGTTTCCGGCGGAATTCGCGCGGCGACATGCCGCAGTTCCGCCGGAATTCCGAAGAGAAATAGAGTGCGTTCGCATACCCCACCTGTTCTGCGATCTGCTTGACCGGCAGACGGTTTTCGAGCAGCAGCGTCCGGGCGTGCTTCATGCGCAGACGGATCACGGTGTCGATCGGCGACCGGCCGAGGTGCTCCCGGAACAGCCGGAAGAGCGTGGTCGTGCTGACGCCGCAGTGCGCGGCCAGTCCGGCTGCGGTCAGCGGCTGCGCGTAATGCTGTTCGATATGGCGGAGCGCCCGCGCGAGCAGCGGCGGCAGCCGGCGTTCCCGGCGGTTGGACGAGAGCTCGAGCAGAATCCGGTAGCAGAGAGCCGAGGATTCGAATTCCCACCGTTCGGGCTGTCTGCGGAGCAGTTCGAACAGCCGGTCGAACAGCGGTTCGACCGTTTCACGCTTCACCCGGCGCAGTACGGTGGTGTCGCGCAGCCCGAAGGCGGTCAGGAGCGGAATGAGAGCGGTGCCCGCCATGCAGACCGTGCGTTTCAGCGTCCGCGGCGTCAGGCACTCCATCCGGCTGTCGGCGCCGGGCTGGATCAGGAAGAGGTCTCCCGGTCCGCACTCCTCGCGCCGTCCGAACTGCGTGATCGCAAAGGTTCCGGAGGTGACCAGTTCGAGGGAGAATATCTCGGAGTTCTCGCGTTCGCGCCAGCAGCCCGCGGTATTCTCGTCGTCTCCGCCGAAGACGGCCTGCAGCGCCCACTCTCCGGCCGGCGGATCGAGCGCCGCATACGTGAAGTGGTGGAGCGGATATTTTCCGATATTTTCCCCGAACAGCCTGCTGCCTTCGGCGGCGCTGAAAATTTTGATCATGCCCTGATTCCTGATGTGTCCGGCAGGATTCCTGATGTTTTTGCAGGGTTCCGGAGTTGCCGGAGCCCTTCTGATGAAGTATACTTTACTATGGAATTTCAGTAAAATCAAGGGGGCTTCATGAAAATCGACGGTGCGCTGAATGTATGGGGCAAGGGGCAGCTTATCGCATATTCCGGGATTGACGGTGAAACCGATTATGACGACGGGCTTGTGCTGCGAAGCCGGGAGGAGGGCGGCTTCGACCTTTGTCTGCCGGAGCCGGGGAGGATTCTGCTGCCGGGCGGAGCGCCGCGGCGCTGCTTCCTCGCGTCGGACTGCTTCGAGCTCGACGGTATCCGCGGTGTGCTGCCGGAGTGCCGCCATCTGCTGATCGAGGGAGACGGCTGCTCTGCCGACGTCCCGGCCGGAAAACTGGCCGTCCTGCGGCGCGGGAACCGCCTGCTGGTCGGCGTTGCCGCGCACTTCCGTCCGGAGCTGATCGACGCCGACATCGATGCTCTGCTGGCGGAACGGAAAAGGTATTTCGAAACGCTGCCGGATTTCGGCGTTGCCGACCCGCTCCGGCTTCGGACGCTGGCCAAGGCGTATTCACAGCTGAAGGGGCAGGTCAACTCCGCCTGCGGAGGGATTCCGTGCCGGTGGACGACGCCGGACCGCTGGCCGCATCGCAAGATGTGGCTCTGGGACTCGGTCTTTCACGCGGTCGGACTGCGCCATTTCGATCCGGAGACGGCGCGGGAGAGCCTGCGCGCCGTGCTGTCGCAGCAGCTTCCGGACGGCCTGATTCCGCATATGATGTCGCCGCACGGCCATTCGGAGGTGACCCAGCCGCCGGTGCTGGCCTTCGGCATCGCGGCGGTCGATGAGACGGCGCCGGACCGTGTGTTCCTGGCCGAGGCGTTTCCGAAGCTCGAACGTTACCTCGACTGGATTTTCCGGAATCGCGACAGCGACGGCGCCGGGCTCGTCGAATGGGCGATCGAAGGGGACCCGCACTGCCGGAGCGGCGAGAGCGGCATGGACAATTCGCCGCGCTTCGACTCCGCCGCCGAGCTGGACGCGCCCGACTTCAACAGCTACCTGTCGCTTGAGTGCGAGACGATGGCGGCCTTCGCGCGGAAGCTGGAATTGCCGGAACGCGCCGCATTCTGGCAGGAGCGGCATGAACGGCTCAACGGGCTTATGAACCGCCTGCTCTGGAGTGAAGGAGAGGGAATCTACATGGACCGCGACGTGCGCGGCGGCGGTCTGACCGGCGTCGCCGCGTCGGCCGGATTCCTGCCGCTGATCTGCGGCGCGCCGTCAGAAGAGCAGGCCGCGAAACTGCTGGCGAACCTGAGGGACCCGGAACGCTTCGGCACGCCGTTCCGCATTCCGTCGATCAGCCGCCGCAATGCGGAGGCGTATGCGAAGGATATGTGGCGCGGTCCGGTCTGGATCAACATCAATTACCTGATCGGCCTCGGCCTTGAGCGCTACGGCTTCAAAGATGAGGCGGAGAAGCTGTTTGCGGATACCGTCAGGGAGGAGGAGCGGATGTACGCCCGGTACGGAACCTTCTTCGAGTTTTACGACGACCGCCGCGAATGCGACCCGCCCGAACTGCTGCGCAAAGGGAAATGCGCGCCGGGGGAGAGTCCGTATCATCAGGTGTTTTTCGATTACGGCTGGTCCGCGACGCTTTACATCGAGATGGTCCGTCGCCTCGCGGGCCGGTGACACGGAGTAAGCCGTTGCAGCCTGGTGTAAAAAAGTGCGGCAGGCTCCGCGCGGCGGATGTGAACGGTCGCCGATGTTTCATGGGTGAACCGTTCACTTCTGTTTCTGTTGTTTTCAGATTTATAATCTGTTGCAATGCTTCGCCCGCACTCATCGGAATGTTCCGGCTCTACCCCGCTCCCGTTGCCGGCGGCGTTTGGCCGGCTCCCGGCAGATCGTTTCGGCGCTCTGCTGCCTGGCTGCCTGAATCGTTATCATGTGATTGGCGGCGGAATGATTCAGTGAGAGGAAAAACATTGACAACAGTGAAGAATGCCGTGTTTTTCGGGTCGCACATATTGACTTTACTGGAATTTACGCTATAATATTAATCTCGAAGAAAATTAACAGGGAACAAGGGAACGATCGAGTGATGATTTCTGCAGCGATGCCGTCCATGGTATTTTTGTGTTTCCGTTCCCGGGAAACGATTGCGGATTCATCCGCAATACTTGATGACGCCAGTCATCAAGTCGAATTTTCAAGCAAGCAAGCAAGCAAGCAAGTTGCATGCCAATGCACAGCATCTCATTCTGATTTTCTGATTTCTTTTTCCGCGATCTGGAGCGGGACTTTGTCCTGCCCGGATTTCCGGGACGAATATAAAAATTTCCGGTTTTGCGCCGAAGCAGGTTCTCTTGTGCCCGCTCCGGCGTTTTGCTATGCCAGGCACAGACAGCCGCGAATTTCAGCTTTGATCTGAAGTCCGCGGCTGTCCGTGTTTAGCGAAATAGTTGATAAAGAAGGATCAATAGAGAAAAGTTGATTCCTTATGGGGCGGCTCTTTGGGCACGACCGGGATGGTCGGCACTGGTTCCGTTTCGGCCGAATATTTGAAGCAGGCCACTCTTTGAGAAAAAGGATATTTTTCTCGAGGAGTACCGGAGGTGTATCGATATCTATGAGATTTGAACCCAGAAAGATCGTCATAACCGAGGATGAAAACTCTTTGTGGTATCCGCTGAGAACAGTTCCCCGGCATGAAATAAAGCTGTATCGCCAGCTTGAAGAAAAAGGGATTCCGGTTTATTTGCCGGTTATGCCGGCAGTAAAAGTTCATCACGTCTGCTACAAAACAAATTCTTATCGTTACGAAGATGAAGTTTTGCGTCCTATGCTGCCGTCCTACGTTTTTGCGCGTCTTGATTGCACCCAACGGCAGTCTGTATGGAGAACCAACTCCGTCCGAGCGCTTTTGGATGTTCCCAAAGTTCAGCAGGCATCTTTTGCGGAGGAGCTGCGGGGCTTGCAAGTCATGGAAGAATTATCATTTCATACTAAAGTGGAATACAAAAAAGAGATCGCGGTCAATGACCGGTTTGTGATTGAAGAACCGCGTCAGTTTGAAGGTTCGTACGGTTATTTGGTTGAAAGGCGGAAACGTTTCCTGTGGGTTATCAAACTCGAGATTATTGGCGGCTGCGTCACTGCTGAAATTGATCCGAGACAATATAAGTTTACCAAAGTATAGGCTTCACGGTCGGGAGATGGCAACCATGAAAAAAAACATCTATACGATCATCGGTACGGATACCTATTTCGGCGCTCATATGTTGAAGCATTTGCAAGCCATGAAGCAAATCGTTATTGGCTGCACCCAGGGGGAACCCTTTCGGTATGAGGCGGAATCGATATGTGTTTCCGACCTCGGCAAATATGAAGATATGCCTGCTGTTGACGGAGAATGGATTGTCATCTGCCTTGATCCCGGCATGGGGTTTGAAGCATATGCCGCAAAACTGAAAGGTATTTTGGATCATTTGCGCGCTCGTGAATTTATCGGGGATATTTGTTTCTTCTCTTCTGCGGCGATTTGCATGCCGGATGCGGATCAGCCGATATCCGAAACCTCCGCGATTTACCCCCGTAACGAGCACGATCTTGCACTTGTTACCGGTGAAAATTTATTGAGTGTTTTTGGATGCAGTAACAAAGGCTATGCCGTTCCGCACATCATGCGAATCGGAGTTCCGTATGGCAATGAGGCTGACATGAAGGCGGTTGACGGATTCGTGAATAAAATGATTTCCGAAGCAGAAAACAATGTTTCCCTGAAAATTCCGATGGGGGGAGAGGCCAAACGCTCTTTAATTCATATTTCTGATATTTGCAGAGCCGTAACTCAATTGATGAATAGTGAGAATTGTCCGATGTTAGTCAATATCCCGGGCGAGATCAAGACGATCAGCGAGGTCGGCCATGCAATATCCCGAAAATATCATGTCGATTTTATTGAACGCGGCTTAAACCTGTATGACGAATTGGATTTCTTTGCCGGAGATCAATATTTGTCGGACGAGCTCTTTAATGAGAGTTTGAAGTATGAGCGTCAATATCTGTTTGACAGCTGGCTTAGCGAAAAGCCGATGCTTTATGCCGTAAATTGATTGATATGTATTTTACAATGCGGCAACCGCGGCCGGGTGCGTGTCATCGCAGCGGAAAGCAAGTCCGTACGAGCATGGAACAAAATAGCTTGCCGTTTACCATCAGCAAGAAGAGTACGTTCCAAATATAAGACCATTTACGAACCGGTATATGGCGGCTGTGTCTGTGTTTATGCGGCGCGGCGTAAAGAAGACAACTCCATCATATAGGCATTCCAACGTACTCCGCCTTGTTGATATTCATCCCCGGCTGTGACAGCGAAATCATAGCGCAGATGGAAGTCCGCCGCAAGCTAGAACAGCTTTCTGAAACGTGCGATGTGAATCGGAAAAATATCCTCCGGCTTCCGAGAGAGAAGCTTTGAACGGTCAGAACCGGTCCGTTTTTCGGATTTAGCGGATACCGGAAAAAACTGAACAGTGGAAAGATGTTCGTCGCAACCATGAATGTAAATGTAAAAATAAAATATGGCAGTGATATGTAATATCGAAATTGACGCCTGTACTGTCGGCCGCAGAGATTGAGCATGGATGGTGTTGTGTTGTATAAAACAAGGAAAGAATATTACAATGTTATCAGAAATCAAAAACAAAGAGATCAAAATCGCCATCATTGGTTTGGGTTACGTTGGCTTGCCGCTGGCGGTCGAATTCGGCAGGAAGTATGACACCGTCGGTTTCGATGTGAAACCGGAACGCCTGGAAGCATTGCGCCGGGGGGAAGATACGACGCTCGAAACCTCATCGGAAGACTTGAAAGCCGCGATTCGCCTGAAATACTCCGGCGACCCGGCCGATCTGAAAGACCGGGACATTTTTATCGTGACCGTGCCGACGCCGGTGGATCAGTACAACCGCCCGGATTTGACGCCGTTGTATAAAGCGAGCGAAACCGTCGGCAAGGTGATGAAGCCGGGAGCGATCGTCGTTTATGAGAGTACGGTATATCCGGGCTGCACCGAAGAGGAGTGCGTGCCGGTTCTGGAAAAATTCAGCGGCCTGAAATTCAACACCGACTTCTTTTGCGGATACAGCCCGGAACGGATCAATCCCGGCGACAAGGAACATACTCTGACGAAGATCCTGAAGATCACCTCCGGCTCAACGCCGGAGACTGCCGATATCGTCGATGCGCTTTACGGCAGCATTCTGAAGAACGGGACGCACCGGGCCAGTTCAATGAAGGTCGCGGAAGCCGCGAAAGTGATTGAAAATTCGCAGCGGGATTTGAATATCGCTTTCGTGAACGAGCTGGCGAAGATCTTCCGCCTGATCGGAATCGATACGAATGATGTGCTGGCCGCGGCGGGAACGAAATGGAATTTCCTGAAATTCAAACCGGGTTTGGTCGGGGGACACTGTATCGGCGTCGATCCGTATTATCTGACCCATAAGGCGCAGGCGCTGGGCTACCTGCCCGAAGTGATTCTCGCCGGCCGCCGCATCAACGACGGCATGGGCAAATATATTGCGGCCGAAGTTGTGAAACTTATGATTAAAAAAGAGTTGAAAATTGTGAATGCCAAAGTGTTGCAGCTTGGCATCACATTCAAGGAAAACTGTACTGACATTCGGAATTCTCATGCGGCAGATGTTGTTTACGGATTGCAGGAATTCGGATGCCGGGTGGATATCTATGATCCGTGGGCAGATCCGGCGGCAGTCAGGACGGAATATGGTTTGACAAGTTTTAAGGATCTGAAGGCTCTGGCTTCAAATTATGACGCGATCGTGGCTGCTGTGGCTCACCGGGAATTTTCTGATATGAGCTTACGAAAATATACCTGCGCCGATGGAGTTATCTTTGACCTCAAAGGATTCGTCCCGCGTGACATCGTGGATGGCAGGCTGTAGAAGCGGATGAATATGATGATGGAATGCTTTCCTCAAAAACTGTCTGGCATTCTTGGAAATATGACCGGCAAACGTATTGCGGTCATTGGGGACATCATACTGGATCGTTATATTCGCGGCAGCGTGGAACGAATTTCTCCGGAAGCACCGATCCCTATTGTTCAGGCCCAGGAGACTTTCGTTCGTCTTGGCGGTGCAGCCAATGTTATGCA
This DNA window, taken from Victivallis lenta, encodes the following:
- the hisI gene encoding phosphoribosyl-AMP cyclohydrolase codes for the protein MIELDFEKSGGLIPAIAQDADDGAILMMAYINREAWEETLSTGRAVYFSRSRNRLWRKGEESGNVQLVREILVDCDGDTVVFKVEQIGGAACHTGHRSCFFRKVDSGALVEIAPVLFDPAKVYKK
- the murB gene encoding UDP-N-acetylmuramate dehydrogenase, with translation MKEWMEQLRKEFPGLKVRSDVPYAELTTLGVGSRLPYLAEIADEKELAAVLKFTASAGIPVFILGGGTNLAGMDEPCPKLGLRLSKAGFSGAEKEDGKLRAGAFIRLPELARKAAEAGFAGLAPLAGIPGTLGGALRMNAGASGADIGGFTAEVTGFRLDGSPFRQEGAQVVWGYRSSSIPEDVFITGALLSLPAGEPAAELAAIEAEVLERRRREPSGRSAGCAFRNVSPMDPAGRLIDECGLKGCRIGGVKVAAEHANYVVNTGNASEAEYVELLSAVRRAVAERHGFYLRPEVKFLNPESEKKVLAAAEPPKVNVLYGGSSSEREISLMSGRAVADALRNAGFSVVLTDVTECRLYPEMLEADVVYPVLHGGYGEDGRIQKIFEENNLRFVGSGSAASLLLMDKIASKRLMDRFGIPTAKWAVVSGRERQFPEELKLPVILKAPMEGSTIGIVKVETEAEWEKALDDELRLAPEILVEEYVRGIEITVPIVNGRILPAIEIKSPHGFYNYDAKYVYKDGHTEYFCPVVSLSGEVVRKASEYAQLLYLGAGSRDILRVDFIVGADDIPYMLEGNSLPGCTATSLVPKASKVSGISFERMTSGLVYAAMKRPLVRSGAGPAAEPAALPALRPSRPGAAPNPALLRLCRWMFRIALVLCAIPILAVGFQGLLAGISGAWVMIVNGLFLLCAEFIFKWFNLLERKTK
- a CDS encoding redoxin domain-containing protein, producing the protein MMKSGKFAAVFAAFALGLGSAVHAAPPQQQTVAAATGSVAPELDVAAWAQGGEVRLSELKGKKYAVLFFWTISKQGTENFADVAKLAKEYEKKDVVFIGIGIDSADAVKNFIRLKELPFSVAADDKLASVNLYMRERDRVPMAAVIGRDGLLYWRGQPQVLKPVLDEVLSGKFDLKGRIERENFSQSVMDAMKIKDYPTVLKLLDAELGIYPDNMELVSLKVRLLASLMNKPEAATAFLDEVIARQPKNLKFYQMAVAVLKEADRFNELGAWFDRIIANFGDQPVTLVKLAQEEMNQPVGELRLENAFKLCRAAYQAPKFKDNREKGFIFGEYARSLYYCGRPEKALEVSKEAMVLLKDTPEFEKAKSYVIFYNTVLSLGRQIK
- a CDS encoding helix-turn-helix domain-containing protein — its product is MIKIFSAAEGSRLFGENIGKYPLHHFTYAALDPPAGEWALQAVFGGDDENTAGCWRERENSEIFSLELVTSGTFAITQFGRREECGPGDLFLIQPGADSRMECLTPRTLKRTVCMAGTALIPLLTAFGLRDTTVLRRVKRETVEPLFDRLFELLRRQPERWEFESSALCYRILLELSSNRRERRLPPLLARALRHIEQHYAQPLTAAGLAAHCGVSTTTLFRLFREHLGRSPIDTVIRLRMKHARTLLLENRLPVKQIAEQVGYANALYFSSEFRRNCGMSPREFRRKQQCY
- a CDS encoding amylo-alpha-1,6-glucosidase codes for the protein MKIDGALNVWGKGQLIAYSGIDGETDYDDGLVLRSREEGGFDLCLPEPGRILLPGGAPRRCFLASDCFELDGIRGVLPECRHLLIEGDGCSADVPAGKLAVLRRGNRLLVGVAAHFRPELIDADIDALLAERKRYFETLPDFGVADPLRLRTLAKAYSQLKGQVNSACGGIPCRWTTPDRWPHRKMWLWDSVFHAVGLRHFDPETARESLRAVLSQQLPDGLIPHMMSPHGHSEVTQPPVLAFGIAAVDETAPDRVFLAEAFPKLERYLDWIFRNRDSDGAGLVEWAIEGDPHCRSGESGMDNSPRFDSAAELDAPDFNSYLSLECETMAAFARKLELPERAAFWQERHERLNGLMNRLLWSEGEGIYMDRDVRGGGLTGVAASAGFLPLICGAPSEEQAAKLLANLRDPERFGTPFRIPSISRRNAEAYAKDMWRGPVWININYLIGLGLERYGFKDEAEKLFADTVREEERMYARYGTFFEFYDDRRECDPPELLRKGKCAPGESPYHQVFFDYGWSATLYIEMVRRLAGR
- a CDS encoding transcription termination/antitermination NusG family protein, with amino-acid sequence MRFEPRKIVITEDENSLWYPLRTVPRHEIKLYRQLEEKGIPVYLPVMPAVKVHHVCYKTNSYRYEDEVLRPMLPSYVFARLDCTQRQSVWRTNSVRALLDVPKVQQASFAEELRGLQVMEELSFHTKVEYKKEIAVNDRFVIEEPRQFEGSYGYLVERRKRFLWVIKLEIIGGCVTAEIDPRQYKFTKV
- a CDS encoding NAD-dependent epimerase/dehydratase family protein: MKKNIYTIIGTDTYFGAHMLKHLQAMKQIVIGCTQGEPFRYEAESICVSDLGKYEDMPAVDGEWIVICLDPGMGFEAYAAKLKGILDHLRAREFIGDICFFSSAAICMPDADQPISETSAIYPRNEHDLALVTGENLLSVFGCSNKGYAVPHIMRIGVPYGNEADMKAVDGFVNKMISEAENNVSLKIPMGGEAKRSLIHISDICRAVTQLMNSENCPMLVNIPGEIKTISEVGHAISRKYHVDFIERGLNLYDELDFFAGDQYLSDELFNESLKYERQYLFDSWLSEKPMLYAVN
- a CDS encoding nucleotide sugar dehydrogenase; translation: MLSEIKNKEIKIAIIGLGYVGLPLAVEFGRKYDTVGFDVKPERLEALRRGEDTTLETSSEDLKAAIRLKYSGDPADLKDRDIFIVTVPTPVDQYNRPDLTPLYKASETVGKVMKPGAIVVYESTVYPGCTEEECVPVLEKFSGLKFNTDFFCGYSPERINPGDKEHTLTKILKITSGSTPETADIVDALYGSILKNGTHRASSMKVAEAAKVIENSQRDLNIAFVNELAKIFRLIGIDTNDVLAAAGTKWNFLKFKPGLVGGHCIGVDPYYLTHKAQALGYLPEVILAGRRINDGMGKYIAAEVVKLMIKKELKIVNAKVLQLGITFKENCTDIRNSHAADVVYGLQEFGCRVDIYDPWADPAAVRTEYGLTSFKDLKALASNYDAIVAAVAHREFSDMSLRKYTCADGVIFDLKGFVPRDIVDGRL